Proteins from a single region of Desertifilum tharense IPPAS B-1220:
- a CDS encoding sensor histidine kinase, whose amino-acid sequence MNSSSPTIVNRDSSRTEPYVPDILLVDDIPDNLRFLSNFLADRNYRVRKAVNGKMALAAVQALPPDLILLDINMPDMTGYEVCRYLKENPTTSSIPIIFLSAASETIDKVEGFRLGAVDYITKPFQLEEVLVRVQTQLTVRELQKKSEEQNIQLQQALDNLKKAQEHLVHQEKMATLKKVVAGVAHEVNNPLSFIFCNTEPAHQHIHNLLTILALYQQSCPQPPPEVQALIEEIDLEFVTTDLIQLMKSMKTGASRIHAVMAALKNFTHLDESGFKEIDIHQNIEAVLALLRYRLGARNDEFQIQVEKDYGTLPPIYGYAEQINQVLFNLILNAVEAIECKYNHWKRQFFQPQIKIWTEIRGYESMVIGIQDNGIGISLESQARLFEPFFTTKPAGQGLGLGLVTSRRIIEEMHNGRLSYVSSAEKGTQWVIELPLFKQGSPS is encoded by the coding sequence ATGAACTCATCTTCACCTACTATTGTGAACCGCGACTCTTCTCGAACAGAGCCTTATGTGCCTGATATTTTGCTAGTGGATGATATTCCAGACAATTTGAGATTCCTCTCTAATTTTTTAGCCGATCGCAATTATCGCGTCCGCAAAGCGGTGAATGGCAAAATGGCTTTAGCTGCGGTTCAAGCTTTGCCCCCGGATTTAATTCTTTTAGACATTAATATGCCAGATATGACTGGCTATGAAGTGTGTCGTTATTTGAAAGAAAATCCAACAACATCCTCAATTCCTATCATCTTTCTGAGTGCTGCGAGCGAAACGATTGATAAAGTTGAAGGTTTCCGTTTAGGTGCAGTTGACTATATTACCAAACCCTTTCAGCTTGAAGAAGTTCTAGTCAGAGTTCAGACTCAATTAACCGTGCGAGAACTTCAAAAGAAATCGGAAGAACAAAATATTCAACTTCAACAAGCGCTAGACAATCTCAAAAAAGCTCAAGAGCATTTAGTTCATCAAGAAAAAATGGCAACGCTTAAAAAGGTTGTGGCTGGCGTTGCCCATGAAGTTAATAATCCCCTCAGTTTTATCTTTTGCAATACCGAACCTGCCCATCAACATATTCATAATCTCCTAACCATTCTGGCGCTTTATCAACAATCCTGTCCGCAACCCCCGCCGGAAGTTCAAGCCTTAATTGAGGAAATCGATTTAGAGTTTGTTACAACCGATTTAATTCAATTAATGAAATCGATGAAAACGGGTGCCAGCCGCATTCATGCAGTGATGGCTGCCTTGAAAAACTTTACTCACCTGGATGAATCTGGATTTAAAGAAATCGATATTCATCAAAATATAGAAGCGGTTCTAGCCTTGCTGCGCTATCGTCTCGGCGCTAGAAATGATGAGTTTCAGATTCAAGTTGAAAAAGATTATGGAACCTTGCCCCCCATTTATGGTTATGCCGAGCAAATCAATCAGGTTCTCTTTAATTTAATTCTCAACGCAGTTGAAGCGATTGAATGCAAATATAATCATTGGAAGCGCCAATTTTTTCAACCCCAAATTAAGATTTGGACGGAAATTCGAGGTTATGAATCGATGGTTATTGGAATTCAGGATAATGGAATTGGCATATCTTTAGAAAGTCAAGCGCGTTTGTTTGAACCTTTCTTTACCACCAAGCCCGCAGGTCAAGGTTTGGGGTTGGGTTTAGTCACCAGTCGGCGAATTATTGAAGAAATGCATAACGGTCGCTTGAGTTATGTTTCTTCAGCAGAAAAAGGCACCCAATGGGTTATTGAACTCCCCTTATTCAAACAAGGCTCTCCAAGTTGA
- a CDS encoding peptidoglycan-binding protein: protein MRILYASIASAVLVGSFSTLSPAKGQTLLSPPQAEALTRPTLSLGAQGSAVSELQAALKLLGYYSGPVDGLFAEATAIAVSRFQQAAGIDADSIVGPNTWFRLFPPVTFAATGVAPAPVTPNPVYIPPATEEFPILRRGMSSSAVERLQIRLQEAGFYWGEIDGDFGPTTEAAVFAAQESYGLEVDGIVGPSTWRALFE from the coding sequence ATGCGAATTTTGTACGCTTCTATTGCTAGCGCTGTCTTAGTCGGGAGTTTTAGTACCCTGTCTCCGGCTAAGGGTCAAACGCTGCTTTCTCCTCCCCAAGCCGAGGCGCTGACTCGCCCAACACTCAGCTTAGGCGCTCAAGGTTCTGCGGTGTCTGAACTGCAAGCAGCCCTCAAGCTACTGGGCTATTATAGCGGCCCGGTTGATGGCTTGTTTGCCGAAGCGACTGCGATCGCGGTTTCTCGCTTTCAACAAGCTGCTGGAATAGACGCCGATAGTATTGTCGGCCCCAATACCTGGTTTCGCTTATTTCCGCCCGTCACCTTCGCCGCCACAGGAGTTGCACCTGCACCCGTCACCCCCAACCCCGTTTACATCCCGCCCGCTACAGAAGAATTTCCGATCCTCAGACGGGGAATGAGCAGTTCGGCTGTTGAACGGCTGCAAATTCGCTTGCAAGAAGCTGGCTTTTATTGGGGAGAAATTGACGGAGACTTTGGCCCAACCACAGAAGCCGCTGTCTTTGCTGCTCAAGAAAGTTACGGTTTAGAAGTGGATGGCATTGTGGGCCCTTCAACTTGGAGAGCCTTGTTTGAATAA